The Trichocoleus desertorum ATA4-8-CV12 genome window below encodes:
- a CDS encoding DUF4070 domain-containing protein, whose protein sequence is MKALLLYPRFPQSFWSYDRCMEMAGLKAVIPPLGIITVAALLPQDWEIRFYDRNVKVETEADWEWCDIVILSAMLVQKPDFHALIQKAVQLGKKVAVGGPYPTSVPQDALDSGAHYLILDEGEMTVPQFLAAIAQGESQGVFRSLEKPDVSLSPLPRFDLLQRDAYFMMAIQFSRGCPFNCEFCDIITLYGRKPRTKEPQQALAELQALYDLGWRGSLFIVDDNFIGNQRNVKRFLRELIPWMQEHDYPFTFMTEASVNLAEDDELLQMMRAAGFYAVFLGIETPDQDSLQVTRKMQNTRNPLIEACRKINDAGLLIYAGFILGFDGERSGAGERIQAFVEQTSIPQPMLGILQALPNTALWNRLQQEQRLVEGTGVTDVGDQNTLMNFVPTRPIAEIAKEYVEGFWTLYEPTNYLRRCFQQCLNITPQSDRKQTMQFTPGRGLRLVSQLIWHQGIRRPEIRAQFWRQLWAIARTKPQTLAMYLSLCAVGEHFWEYRVLAKQRITEQLGYDPTTTPVVTEAQPTLVRL, encoded by the coding sequence ATGAAAGCACTGCTGCTCTATCCTCGGTTTCCCCAGTCTTTTTGGTCGTACGATCGCTGCATGGAGATGGCTGGACTCAAAGCCGTCATTCCTCCCTTGGGCATTATCACAGTTGCTGCACTCCTCCCTCAAGACTGGGAGATTCGGTTCTACGATCGCAACGTCAAAGTTGAAACCGAGGCAGACTGGGAATGGTGTGACATAGTCATCCTCTCGGCCATGCTGGTGCAGAAACCAGACTTCCACGCCCTGATTCAAAAAGCAGTGCAATTGGGCAAGAAGGTGGCCGTGGGCGGGCCGTATCCCACCTCGGTACCGCAAGACGCTCTAGATTCTGGAGCACATTATCTGATCCTAGATGAAGGAGAGATGACAGTGCCGCAGTTTTTGGCGGCGATCGCGCAAGGGGAATCTCAAGGAGTCTTTCGTTCTCTCGAAAAACCAGATGTCAGCTTAAGTCCTCTGCCCCGTTTCGACTTGCTGCAACGCGATGCCTACTTCATGATGGCAATTCAGTTTTCGCGGGGTTGTCCTTTTAATTGTGAGTTTTGTGACATCATCACGCTCTACGGTCGCAAACCCCGCACCAAAGAACCACAGCAAGCTTTAGCCGAATTACAAGCGCTGTATGACTTGGGCTGGCGAGGCTCGCTCTTTATTGTGGATGACAACTTTATTGGCAATCAGCGCAACGTCAAACGCTTCTTACGAGAATTGATTCCCTGGATGCAGGAGCACGACTATCCTTTCACTTTTATGACCGAAGCTTCTGTGAACTTGGCAGAAGATGATGAACTACTACAGATGATGCGAGCAGCGGGTTTCTACGCAGTCTTCCTCGGGATTGAAACGCCGGATCAAGACAGCCTCCAGGTGACGCGCAAGATGCAGAATACGCGTAACCCGCTGATCGAGGCTTGCCGCAAAATCAATGACGCAGGATTGCTGATCTACGCTGGCTTTATTCTGGGCTTTGATGGAGAACGCTCAGGTGCGGGAGAGCGAATTCAAGCTTTTGTGGAACAAACGAGTATCCCTCAACCCATGCTAGGGATTTTGCAAGCTCTACCCAACACGGCTCTGTGGAATCGGCTGCAACAAGAGCAACGCCTAGTTGAAGGTACAGGCGTGACAGATGTGGGTGATCAAAATACTCTCATGAATTTTGTTCCGACTCGTCCGATCGCGGAAATTGCTAAAGAGTATGTCGAGGGTTTTTGGACTTTATATGAACCTACCAATTACCTAAGACGCTGCTTTCAGCAATGTCTCAACATTACGCCCCAATCGGATCGCAAGCAGACGATGCAGTTTACGCCGGGTAGAGGGTTGCGGCTGGTGAGCCAGTTAATCTGGCATCAAGGGATTCGACGACCCGAAATTCGGGCACAGTTTTGGCGACAGTTATGGGCGATCGCTCGAACTAAACCCCAGACTCTGGCCATGTATTTGAGCCTATGCGCTGTGGGAGAGCACTTTTGGGAATATCGAGTTTTAGCGAAACAACGAATTACTGAACAGCTCGGTTACGACCCGACTACGACCCCTGTGGTAACTGAAGCCCAACCCACATTAGTCAGGCTCTGA
- a CDS encoding DUF790 family protein — translation MLPTELLIHRYSGEEIIPKRLKIEATNIAIASELISLFRDVVGQTQGELNRQLQELEGDTPDYRMKRGLAHLLKSAMCTFEIISPLEPQQLRERVFAFAANTLPSLQATPQILDRLADLLSKELEREVFPDQIRAGLYADLAENRILTQFEEPTPEALLHRYNLSQVQGVFYKASHIILNVHRNDPGEYKLLFRYLKLFQLMTYIEGDADHGFTITIDGPASLFKVSTRYGLDIAKLIPAMLHVTKWNLKATLQTRDFYTNEPKLRHFSLKDDCGLVTHYPPGKPYDSMLEASFADRWDSLKSEWRLEREVDLIPIPGSVMIPDFRLVHPDGRTFLLEIVGYWRPEYLRKKFSQVRQSGCDNLILAISERLNLEKAGVKVQDTPARIVWFKDKLAPKVVLAAIADV, via the coding sequence ATGCTACCCACCGAGCTGCTGATTCACCGTTACAGTGGGGAGGAGATCATCCCGAAACGCCTGAAGATTGAGGCGACAAATATCGCGATCGCCTCTGAGCTAATTTCTCTGTTTCGAGATGTGGTGGGACAGACGCAGGGAGAACTGAATCGGCAACTCCAAGAGCTAGAAGGAGATACCCCCGACTATCGGATGAAGCGGGGTTTGGCACATTTGCTTAAGAGTGCCATGTGTACCTTTGAGATCATTAGTCCCCTAGAGCCGCAGCAGTTACGAGAACGAGTTTTTGCCTTTGCGGCGAATACGCTGCCCAGCCTCCAAGCTACTCCCCAAATATTGGATCGCTTAGCAGATTTGTTGAGTAAGGAGTTAGAGCGAGAAGTCTTTCCCGACCAAATTCGCGCGGGTTTATATGCAGACTTGGCAGAGAACCGTATCCTGACGCAGTTTGAGGAACCCACGCCCGAAGCGTTGCTGCATCGCTACAACTTGTCGCAAGTGCAGGGCGTATTCTACAAAGCCAGCCACATTATTCTAAATGTGCATCGCAACGATCCGGGTGAGTACAAGCTGCTGTTCCGCTACCTGAAGCTATTTCAACTGATGACCTACATTGAAGGTGATGCGGATCATGGCTTTACGATCACGATTGATGGGCCTGCTAGTTTGTTTAAGGTCAGCACCCGCTACGGCTTGGATATCGCTAAACTCATTCCAGCAATGCTGCATGTCACGAAGTGGAACCTGAAAGCGACGCTGCAAACCCGTGACTTCTACACCAATGAACCCAAATTACGTCACTTCAGCCTCAAAGATGACTGTGGTTTGGTAACGCATTATCCTCCCGGTAAGCCCTACGACAGCATGCTAGAAGCGTCCTTCGCCGATCGCTGGGACTCCTTGAAATCAGAATGGCGGCTAGAACGAGAAGTGGATTTAATCCCGATCCCTGGCAGTGTGATGATTCCCGACTTCCGCCTGGTACATCCTGATGGTCGGACGTTTCTGCTCGAAATTGTGGGTTATTGGCGACCCGAATATCTCCGCAAAAAGTTCTCGCAGGTGCGCCAATCTGGTTGCGACAATTTGATTTTGGCGATCTCCGAGCGCTTAAACCTCGAAAAAGCAGGCGTGAAGGTGCAGGATACTCCGGCGCGAATTGTTTGGTTTAAGGATAAATTGGCCCCCAAAGTAGTGTTGGCCGCGATCGCCGATGTGTAA
- a CDS encoding SH3 domain-containing protein: METLAFVHSAIAYADPDAEPQFSFQPLNFKLLNSGWMSLAAIAIGLAILSTTSDAMAAVIKRGSSGSLVGTIQSALVNRGYNTGGVDGVFGPATESAVIRFQQKQGLSADGIVGAATAAALGINNGSITGGGGGGGGAPGTYTVTAGSGLLIRSTPSRGSAVIGSLGYGGQVSVTSNRASGDGYTWAQLAGGGWVAADYLSAGGGGGGGGGGAPSGAVTISTNGSALNIRSGPGSGYGVVGSLSNGSQASITGRTSNGWYELANGGWVSGSWIY, from the coding sequence ATGGAAACTTTAGCTTTTGTTCATAGCGCGATCGCCTACGCTGACCCCGATGCGGAGCCACAATTCTCTTTCCAGCCTCTTAACTTCAAACTCCTCAATTCTGGATGGATGAGCTTGGCCGCGATCGCGATCGGCTTGGCAATTCTCAGTACCACTTCAGATGCAATGGCAGCAGTTATAAAACGTGGTTCTAGTGGCAGTCTCGTCGGCACTATACAGTCAGCCTTGGTCAATCGTGGCTACAACACGGGTGGCGTGGATGGTGTTTTTGGTCCTGCGACTGAGTCGGCTGTCATTCGCTTCCAGCAAAAACAAGGACTGAGCGCTGATGGCATTGTCGGTGCGGCAACAGCGGCAGCTCTAGGCATCAATAACGGCAGCATCACTGGTGGTGGCGGTGGCGGTGGCGGCGCTCCTGGCACTTACACAGTTACTGCTGGAAGTGGGCTACTGATTCGCTCAACCCCTAGTCGAGGAAGTGCGGTAATCGGCAGTTTGGGGTACGGCGGGCAAGTGAGTGTTACCAGCAATCGGGCCTCCGGGGACGGTTACACATGGGCACAGCTTGCGGGCGGTGGCTGGGTAGCGGCAGACTACCTCAGCGCTGGCGGTGGTGGCGGTGGCGGTGGTGGTGGCGCTCCGAGCGGTGCGGTCACGATCTCGACCAATGGCAGCGCTCTCAACATTCGCTCTGGCCCTGGTTCTGGCTATGGCGTGGTTGGCAGTTTGTCCAATGGCTCACAAGCTAGCATCACTGGGCGCACCTCCAACGGCTGGTATGAACTGGCTAATGGGGGCTGGGTTTCTGGCTCTTGG
- a CDS encoding tetratricopeptide repeat protein, with protein MKIVHRAITILGAVLLLGGLSPTVLAQSEKTKQPKAQDFYRSGATQAKQENYDAALKEFDQAIELNPNYGSAFVNRGYIRSTLGDKEGALEDFNQAIELNSTDPTAYVNRGNLYYQGGNSQAAVEDFNQAIALKPDYAAAYLNRGFVHSALGDSQAALTDFNQAVKYNQNYAEAHLNRGVIRAALGDRNAALDDLDRAVQLNPDYAEAYFNRGFIRATNGNQTGAVDDFTDAIRVRSSYAEAYANRGFALVVMGQPQVAIADFNQAIQLQPNYPEAYKGRGDARAALGDQQGATNDYSQALQINPNYAVAYATRAKARSNAGDTQGALEDYTQALSMNTSNDTAYTERGMNRKVAGDNQGAIEDYSQAIQINPGNADAYFQRGLLQLSQGNRQQALADMETAANLYLKLGRADGYRNVIAQLNQVR; from the coding sequence ATGAAGATCGTGCATAGAGCAATCACAATTTTGGGAGCTGTTCTCTTGTTGGGTGGACTAAGCCCAACTGTTTTGGCTCAATCTGAGAAAACCAAACAGCCAAAGGCTCAAGATTTCTATCGCAGCGGAGCTACCCAAGCCAAGCAAGAAAACTACGACGCAGCTCTGAAAGAATTTGACCAAGCGATCGAACTCAACCCGAATTACGGTTCAGCTTTTGTGAATCGTGGCTACATCCGGTCTACGCTAGGGGACAAAGAAGGAGCTTTAGAAGACTTTAATCAAGCCATCGAGCTAAACTCCACTGATCCAACTGCATACGTGAATCGGGGCAATCTTTACTACCAAGGTGGCAATTCTCAAGCAGCCGTAGAAGACTTTAATCAAGCGATCGCCCTTAAACCCGACTATGCCGCTGCCTATCTGAATCGAGGGTTTGTGCATTCTGCTTTAGGAGATAGCCAAGCCGCTCTGACGGATTTCAATCAGGCAGTCAAGTACAACCAAAACTATGCCGAAGCTCATTTGAACCGAGGTGTGATTCGGGCAGCTTTGGGCGATCGCAATGCCGCTCTAGACGATCTCGATCGCGCAGTGCAACTCAACCCTGATTACGCTGAAGCTTATTTCAATCGGGGATTTATCCGGGCCACGAATGGCAATCAAACGGGGGCAGTGGACGACTTCACCGATGCAATTCGAGTCCGCTCTAGCTACGCGGAAGCCTACGCAAATCGGGGGTTTGCTCTCGTGGTTATGGGACAGCCTCAAGTTGCGATCGCTGATTTCAATCAAGCAATTCAACTACAACCTAACTACCCAGAAGCCTACAAAGGTCGAGGTGACGCGCGAGCAGCTCTAGGCGACCAACAGGGGGCGACCAACGATTACTCCCAAGCATTGCAGATCAATCCCAACTACGCTGTGGCTTATGCCACTCGTGCCAAAGCTCGCTCTAATGCTGGAGACACCCAAGGAGCCTTGGAAGACTACACCCAAGCTCTCAGCATGAACACCAGCAACGATACCGCTTATACCGAACGAGGCATGAACCGCAAAGTCGCTGGAGATAACCAGGGAGCGATCGAAGACTATAGCCAAGCCATCCAAATCAATCCAGGTAATGCGGATGCTTACTTCCAGCGAGGCTTACTGCAATTAAGCCAAGGCAATCGCCAACAGGCACTGGCAGACATGGAAACCGCTGCGAATCTTTATCTCAAATTGGGTCGAGCCGATGGTTACCGCAACGTCATTGCTCAGCTCAATCAAGTTCGCTAG
- a CDS encoding SPFH domain-containing protein — protein sequence MGIFDKIRGEFVDIVEWLDQSNDTIAYRFQRHNNEIKMGAKLTVRPGQKAVFINEGQIADTFSPGLYDLTTQNLPLLSTLKGWQYGFNSPFKAEVYFFNTKIFTNLKWGTPNAITIRDPELGPVRLRAFGSYNIRVADPAQLIRQLVSTDGLFQVDEVSDQIRNMIITAFATWFGRGNIPLFDFASRYGEMGETIRAGMQPEVQQFGLELTQLLIESVSLPPEVETALDKRASMGILGNMQQYAQFQAANAVEASANNPGGGNQALDFGVGLAMGQQLISNLQGVQAPAPALGMPSGASGMPPAPPPPPVQVQWFISRGGQNLGPFTPDQLPQNGLTAQTHVWRSGMEGWKLVTEVPELAAVLASIPPAPPAS from the coding sequence GTGGGCATTTTTGACAAGATTAGAGGCGAATTTGTTGATATCGTTGAGTGGCTCGATCAAAGCAACGATACGATCGCCTATCGGTTTCAGCGCCACAACAATGAAATTAAGATGGGAGCTAAGCTGACGGTACGACCTGGGCAGAAGGCAGTATTCATCAACGAGGGCCAAATTGCTGACACCTTTAGCCCTGGTCTTTATGACTTAACGACACAAAATTTACCGCTTCTCAGCACTCTAAAAGGTTGGCAATACGGATTTAATTCTCCCTTCAAAGCAGAAGTTTACTTCTTTAATACCAAGATTTTTACCAACCTGAAGTGGGGCACGCCCAATGCCATCACGATTCGTGACCCGGAGCTAGGCCCAGTCCGCCTAAGAGCGTTTGGCAGCTACAACATCCGGGTCGCAGATCCTGCTCAACTGATTCGCCAATTGGTGAGTACTGATGGCTTATTCCAGGTGGATGAAGTCAGCGACCAAATTCGCAACATGATCATCACAGCCTTTGCCACCTGGTTTGGTCGAGGCAATATTCCCTTATTTGACTTTGCATCTCGCTATGGTGAGATGGGAGAAACCATTCGAGCAGGGATGCAGCCAGAAGTACAGCAATTTGGGTTGGAACTTACCCAGTTATTAATTGAGAGTGTTTCCCTGCCTCCCGAAGTTGAAACGGCTCTCGATAAGCGAGCCTCGATGGGCATTTTGGGCAATATGCAGCAATACGCTCAGTTTCAAGCAGCTAACGCGGTTGAAGCGTCGGCTAACAATCCGGGTGGCGGCAATCAAGCGTTGGATTTTGGTGTGGGTTTGGCAATGGGGCAGCAACTCATTTCTAATCTCCAAGGTGTACAAGCGCCAGCGCCTGCCCTTGGAATGCCTAGTGGAGCGTCTGGGATGCCTCCTGCACCACCACCACCGCCTGTGCAAGTTCAATGGTTTATTTCACGGGGTGGTCAAAATCTAGGGCCATTTACTCCAGATCAACTGCCTCAAAATGGCTTGACTGCTCAAACCCATGTTTGGCGATCGGGGATGGAAGGCTGGAAGTTGGTGACAGAAGTGCCTGAGTTGGCCGCTGTTTTAGCTTCAATTCCACCTGCACCTCCTGCTAGCTGA
- a CDS encoding DEAD/DEAH box helicase family protein translates to MARTPTLSFDRGTLILHPPPKGKAWIEFATWDDRVERFRIPAIHYRELVEALQSDGTAFEDQARIFAPLPLVASVEMQPYPHQSEALAAWIEAGRQGVVVLPTAAGKTYLAQMAMQATPRHTLIVVPTLDLMHQWYAHLMAAFPDVEIGLLGGGSRDRTPILVSTYDSAAINAESLGNQYALLIFDECHHLPSDFNRVIAEFAIAPYRLGLTATPERADGRHTDLETLIGLEVYRRTPEELSGTALANHEVVQIKVKLSAQERDRYDELIKTRNQFLQDVNIRLGSIQGWQRFVQASARSQAGRRAMLAHRESKEIALGTEGKLRVLADLLSQHHPERILIFTNDNATVYRISQNFLIPALTHQTPVKERHEILDRFRNGTYKTLVTSHVLNEGVDVPEASVAVILSGTGSQREFIQRLGRVLRRSKEGEKLAMLYEVVAEQTSEENTSDRRRSTTAPTTAKFKPKPAQPHRQLEIVPSNPVSSPYEISAHATHRAADSPLQWGGDHPETPED, encoded by the coding sequence ATGGCTCGCACTCCTACGCTCTCCTTTGATCGGGGTACATTGATTTTGCATCCACCACCGAAAGGTAAAGCGTGGATTGAGTTTGCCACTTGGGACGACCGGGTAGAACGCTTCCGAATTCCGGCGATTCATTACCGCGAATTGGTAGAAGCGTTGCAATCTGATGGCACCGCCTTTGAAGATCAAGCCAGAATTTTTGCACCGTTGCCGTTGGTGGCGAGTGTGGAGATGCAACCTTATCCTCATCAAAGCGAGGCGCTAGCGGCCTGGATCGAGGCGGGGCGGCAGGGAGTGGTGGTATTGCCCACAGCGGCAGGGAAGACCTATCTAGCCCAAATGGCGATGCAAGCGACGCCTCGCCACACGTTGATTGTGGTGCCCACGTTGGATTTGATGCATCAGTGGTATGCGCATCTAATGGCCGCTTTCCCCGATGTCGAGATTGGTTTGTTGGGTGGAGGCTCCCGCGATCGCACCCCCATTCTCGTTTCTACCTACGACAGTGCCGCCATCAACGCTGAATCCTTGGGCAATCAATATGCGTTGCTAATTTTTGATGAATGCCACCACTTACCCAGTGACTTTAATCGCGTCATTGCCGAGTTCGCGATCGCCCCTTACCGATTGGGTCTCACCGCTACGCCAGAACGGGCTGATGGCAGACATACCGATTTAGAAACTCTAATTGGGCTAGAAGTCTATCGCCGCACCCCTGAAGAACTCTCTGGAACTGCACTGGCAAATCATGAAGTGGTGCAGATTAAGGTGAAACTGTCGGCTCAGGAGCGCGATCGCTATGATGAGTTGATTAAAACTCGCAATCAGTTTTTGCAAGATGTGAATATCCGGTTGGGCAGCATCCAGGGATGGCAGCGGTTTGTGCAGGCGAGTGCGCGATCGCAAGCAGGACGGAGAGCCATGTTAGCCCACCGAGAGTCGAAGGAGATCGCCCTAGGCACAGAAGGAAAGCTCCGAGTCTTAGCAGATCTGTTGTCGCAGCACCACCCAGAACGTATCCTGATCTTCACCAACGACAACGCCACCGTTTATCGGATCTCGCAAAACTTCTTGATTCCAGCCCTGACTCACCAAACCCCAGTCAAAGAACGCCACGAAATTCTAGACCGCTTTCGCAACGGCACTTACAAAACTTTGGTGACATCTCATGTTTTGAATGAAGGCGTAGATGTGCCAGAAGCCAGTGTTGCAGTGATTCTCTCTGGCACAGGCTCGCAGCGAGAATTTATTCAACGCTTAGGTCGCGTGCTGCGTAGAAGTAAAGAAGGCGAGAAATTAGCCATGCTGTATGAAGTGGTGGCAGAGCAGACCAGCGAAGAAAACACTTCCGATCGCCGTCGTTCTACGACTGCCCCGACGACTGCCAAATTCAAGCCCAAACCCGCGCAGCCACACCGACAATTAGAAATTGTTCCCTCAAATCCTGTATCTAGCCCTTACGAGATAAGCGCCCATGCTACCCACCGAGCTGCTGATTCACCGTTACAGTGGGGAGGAGATCATCCCGAAACGCCTGAAGATTGA
- a CDS encoding pentapeptide repeat-containing protein yields the protein MNANQICQQYAAGERNFCGVDWSDLDLSGLHLIEVDLTGANLSRTNLAGTKLALANLTEANLNSANLSRTNLTGVDLNRANLRRAKPVGAILIGADLSQADLLEADLTGAILSAANLQGANLREAVLRETDLAGANLTGVSLQKANLSDANLRGAILRNADLVGANLTRANLAGTDLLGANLRDVIMLDNVIYE from the coding sequence ATGAATGCCAATCAAATCTGTCAGCAATATGCTGCTGGAGAACGTAATTTCTGTGGGGTAGATTGGAGCGATCTTGATTTGTCAGGTCTTCATTTGATCGAGGTTGATTTAACTGGAGCCAACCTCAGCCGCACCAATCTAGCTGGAACCAAGTTAGCTCTGGCTAATCTAACGGAAGCCAATTTAAACAGTGCAAATTTGAGTCGTACTAATTTAACTGGAGTCGATCTGAACCGAGCCAATCTACGCCGAGCCAAGCCTGTGGGTGCGATTCTGATTGGGGCTGATTTAAGTCAGGCAGATCTACTAGAAGCAGATTTGACAGGAGCCATTTTAAGTGCAGCGAATCTGCAAGGTGCGAATCTGCGAGAAGCAGTTTTGCGAGAAACTGATCTTGCAGGAGCTAATTTGACAGGGGTTAGTTTGCAGAAGGCAAATCTCAGTGATGCTAACCTGCGAGGAGCCATTCTGCGCAACGCTGACCTAGTGGGTGCTAACTTAACTCGCGCTAACTTAGCAGGCACAGATTTGCTAGGAGCCAACTTACGAGATGTGATTATGCTTGACAACGTTATCTACGAATAG
- a CDS encoding M28 family peptidase, whose protein sequence is MRKRHWIWVALFLLTVLVGLVAGQHWPMRSPKYMVVNHFRKDTALSEQLSQFAPSAPDSSTAPPIAQRVNAPAVDAKRLFDHVQALAFERHSESDRLQAREYILQVLERAGWQPHLQVFSSGVNVVAERPGTDPQAGSILVAAHFDTVLGSPGADDNATGVATTLEVAQLLGARSTPRTLRVTFFDQEERGLLGSFAYASNDSLLDNLQGVIIPEMLGYACYQPGCQKYPVGLPFQPTTTQGDFLAAIGDQEHLPLLEAFHQSAKPNLPAVITLPIPLRGLLTPDLLRSDHAPFWQKGIGAVVISDTANFRTPHYHQPSDTPDTIDQKFFAGSAQVVVNAVTALLESRDRLAT, encoded by the coding sequence ATGCGGAAGCGGCATTGGATTTGGGTAGCACTCTTTTTATTGACAGTGCTGGTGGGTTTAGTGGCAGGCCAACATTGGCCCATGCGATCGCCGAAATATATGGTGGTGAATCATTTCCGCAAGGATACAGCCCTATCTGAGCAGCTTTCCCAATTTGCACCGTCAGCGCCCGACTCCAGCACTGCTCCACCCATTGCTCAGCGGGTCAATGCTCCTGCGGTAGATGCCAAGCGTTTGTTTGATCATGTGCAAGCGTTGGCGTTTGAGCGGCATAGCGAGAGCGATCGCCTTCAGGCGCGAGAATACATTTTGCAAGTACTGGAACGAGCAGGTTGGCAGCCTCATCTGCAAGTGTTTAGCAGTGGGGTGAATGTGGTGGCGGAGCGACCAGGCACCGACCCGCAAGCAGGCAGCATTCTCGTGGCCGCGCACTTTGATACAGTCCTGGGATCTCCTGGAGCCGATGACAATGCGACTGGAGTGGCAACCACGCTGGAAGTGGCTCAATTATTGGGTGCGCGCTCGACTCCCCGGACTTTAAGAGTGACTTTTTTTGACCAGGAGGAGCGGGGGTTACTGGGAAGCTTCGCCTACGCCTCGAATGACAGCTTGTTAGATAACTTGCAAGGGGTGATCATCCCAGAAATGCTGGGCTATGCTTGCTACCAACCGGGATGCCAAAAATATCCGGTGGGGTTGCCTTTCCAGCCGACGACGACCCAAGGCGATTTTTTAGCCGCGATCGGTGATCAAGAACATTTACCCTTGCTAGAAGCTTTCCATCAGTCAGCCAAACCGAATCTACCAGCGGTGATTACTTTGCCCATACCACTGCGGGGTTTATTAACTCCAGACTTGCTCCGCAGCGACCACGCCCCGTTTTGGCAAAAGGGTATTGGGGCAGTTGTGATCAGCGATACCGCAAATTTCCGCACACCTCACTATCACCAACCCAGCGACACTCCAGACACCATTGACCAGAAATTCTTTGCAGGGTCTGCCCAAGTGGTTGTGAATGCAGTTACGGCCTTGCTGGAGAGTCGCGATCGCTTGGCTACATAG